The Cupriavidus necator N-1 DNA window GGCTCCACGCTGGTGCTGGTCACGCATGACCGCTCGGTGGCGGCGCGCTGTGGCCGCATCCTGACCATCGACGCCGGCCGCGTGGCCAGCGATGAATGGATGGGCGCGGAGGTCTAGCTGGCGGCGCCCGCCTTCAGCACCGCGCGGGCGCGCTCGATCAGCGACGTGGTGGAGGCATCGTGCTGGCCAACGGTATTCCCGGTCAGCTCGGCTTCGATCGGACGGGCCAGGATCTTGCCCAGCTCAACGCCCCACTGGTCGAAGGAATTGATCTTCCAGACCACGCCCTGCACGAAGGTGCGGTGCTCATACAGCGCAATCAGCGCACCCAGCACGTGCGGCGTCAGGTTTTCCATCAGCAGCGTGTTGCTGGGGCGGTTGCCCTCGAACACCATATGGGCGATGCGGACTTCGTCCTTCACGCCGGCGGCACGGAGTTCATCGGCGGTACGCCCGCGCATCAGCGCCTCGGCCTGCGCGAAGCAGTTGGCCAGCAGCTTGGCGTGATGCCCTGCCAGCCGGCGCGGCGGCACCAGCGGCGCGACAAAGTCCACCGGCACCACCTGCGAGCCCTGGTGGATCTGCTGGAAATAGGCATGTTGCCCGTTGGTGCCGGCCGTGCCCCACACCACCGGCGAGGTATGCGTGCGCACGCGCTGCCCGTCGAGCTGCACTGACTTGCCGTTGCTCTCCATCTCCAGTTGCTGCAGGAAGGCGGGAAACAGCTCCAGCGAGGTGGAGTAGGGTGCCATGCAGCTGGTCGGCAAATGCCAGAAATTGCGGTACCAGATGCCCAGCATGCCCAGGATCACCGGCATGTTGCGCTCCAGCGGCGCGGTGCGGAAGTGCTCGTCCATGGCGCGCGCGCCGGCCAGCAGGTCGGCGAAGGCATTGAAGCCTACCGCCAGCGTGATTGACAGGCCGACCGACGACCACAGCGAGAAGCGTCCGCCGATCCAGTCCCAGAACTCGAACATATTGGCCGGGTCGATGCCGAACTCGCGCACCGCTTCGGTATTGGTCGAGACTGCGACGAAATGCTTGGCAAGGTCATGCTCGGCCACGCCG harbors:
- the pgi gene encoding glucose-6-phosphate isomerase produces the protein MPTDLHAWNALLRHHETLRDAQMREWFDGEGAQRVAQFSLEAAGLYLDYSKNRITPETMRLLVQLAAEAGVTRRRDAMFAGEHINTTEDRAALHVALRATAGAGYKVDGEQVMPAIQRVLVRMRDFSERVRSGAWKGATGERITDVINIGIGGSDLGPRMVCRALSHLADADGNAAPRMHFVSNVDGTDLAETLVRLDPQRTLVIVCSKTFTTLETMANARSARAWFVANGVAEHDLAKHFVAVSTNTEAVREFGIDPANMFEFWDWIGGRFSLWSSVGLSITLAVGFNAFADLLAGARAMDEHFRTAPLERNMPVILGMLGIWYRNFWHLPTSCMAPYSTSLELFPAFLQQLEMESNGKSVQLDGQRVRTHTSPVVWGTAGTNGQHAYFQQIHQGSQVVPVDFVAPLVPPRRLAGHHAKLLANCFAQAEALMRGRTADELRAAGVKDEVRIAHMVFEGNRPSNTLLMENLTPHVLGALIALYEHRTFVQGVVWKINSFDQWGVELGKILARPIEAELTGNTVGQHDASTTSLIERARAVLKAGAAS